In a single window of the Mauremys reevesii isolate NIE-2019 linkage group 3, ASM1616193v1, whole genome shotgun sequence genome:
- the LOC120401496 gene encoding opsin-5-like: protein MEQQYLSKLHPTVDYGAGVFLLIIGILTILGNSAVLATAVKRSSHLKSPELLIINLAVTDLGMAISMYPLAIASAWNHAWLGGDASCIYYALMGFLFGVSSMMTLCMMAVIRFLVTNSSTSNSNTINKKAVRILIAFIWLCSLLWAILPLLGWGYYGPEPFGISCTIAWSEFHNSANGFSFILSMFILCTLLPALTILTCYLGIAWKVHKAYQEIQNFDRIPNAAKLERRLTLMAALVSVGFLSAWTPYAAVSFWSIFNSSNSLHPVITLLPCLFAKSSTAYNPFIYYVFSKTFRREIKQMKCCCGWRLPFNTENSIENHMSMMWMGRENIRACPTAKANNGEASTQ, encoded by the exons ATGGAGCAGCAATATCTCTCCAAACTCCACCCCACAGTGGATTACGGAGCAGGAGTGTTTCTTCTGATCATAG GCATCCTAACGATTCTGGGGAATTCAGCAGTCCTTGCTACCGCAGTGAAGCGCTCTTCCCATCTCAAGTCACCCGAGCTGCTTATAATAAATTTAGCCGTAACGGATCTTGGAATGGCCATCAGCATGTACCCGCTGGCCATCGCCTCAGCATGGAACCATGCCTGGCTCGGAGGAGATGCATCCTGTATATATTATGCCCTGATGGGTTTCCTCTTCGGTGTCTCCAGCATGATGACCTTGTGTATGATGGCTGTGATCCGGTTCCTTGTAACCAACTCATCCACATCTAACA GCAATACAATCAACAAGAAAGCCGTTCGCATTTTGATTGCGTTCATCTGGCTGTGCTCGCTGCTCTGGGCCATTCTGCCTTTGCTGGGTTGGGGTTATTATGGCCCCGAACCATTCGGCATCTCCTGCACGATAGCGTGGAGCGAATTCCACAACTCCGCCAACGGCTTCTCTTTCATCCTGAGCATGTTCATTCTGTGCACGCTCCTGCCTGCGCTGACCATCCTCACCTGTTACTTGGGCATAGCGTGGAAGGTTCACAAAGCATATCAGGAGATACAGAACTTTGACAGGATCCCTAACGCAGCTAAGCTGGAAAGGAGGCTGACACTG ATGGCTGCGCTTGTCAGCGTCGGATTCCTCAGTGCCTGGACACCCTACGCAGCCGTCAGCTTCTGGTCAATCTTTAACTCCAGCAATTCTCTACATCCTGTCATTACGCTACTGCCGTGTCTGTTTGCCAAGTCTTCAACAGCTTATAACCCTTTCATCTACTACGTCTTCAGCAAAACTTTCCGGCGTGAAATTAAGCAAATGAAGTGTTGCTGTGGCTGGCGACTTCCCTTTAACACAGAGAACTCAATCGAAAACCACATGTCGATGATGTGGATGGGTAGAGAAAACATACGTGCTTGTCCAACTGCAAAGGCGAACAACGGGGAGGCCTCAACCCAATGA